The Sphingopyxis sp. BE259 nucleotide sequence AGAGCAGCGGAATCATAATCCGCGTGTCGGGGGTTCGAGTCCCTCCTCCGCTACCAAGCCTTCCGATAATTGGTACATTTTCCTGTTGCTGGCTTTGCGATCGGCTCATGGCGTCCGGCGCGCGCTTGCTGGCGCAACGCTTCGCCAACCAGGATCAGCGTCGGCGCCTTGTCGGCGAGTGCCCGCGTCGCAAGTCTCAGCAGGTCGAGCCGCGTCGTCAGCTGTTTTTTGCCGGGCAGGCTGACGTCGCAGACGATGAGTACCGGGGTGTCTGCCGCCATCCCCGCTGCCATCAACTCGCGCAAAATGGCGTCGGCGGCGCTGCGGCCCATATAGAAAGCGAGGGTGGTTCCGGCCTTCGCCAGCGCGTCCCAGTCGAGCGCTTCGCCTGGCGCAGCCCATGCGAAATGGTGGCGGCGCGCGTCGCGCTGGTATCTATGGTCGCCATCCTCATCACCGCGCCTTTACGCTGCAGCGCACAAATCTTCCAGCAGATTTCTTTTTTGTCGAACGGATCGCGCGCTCGACGTCCACTTTTTGACATTTTCAGCCAGAAGTGGCTTCGATGCCACCGGCAATGAAATATTGCCCTGTTGCAACGGGATGTCGCGGCCACTGCCGTCAGATGGCGCTGCGATATATTCAAAAAGAATATCTGGAAACGCATAATCTATTATAAAGATATATGAACGCCAGTAACGTCCAATCAGCTAATCAATCAGGCCGAACGAAGTGCTTTCCCTTGACGAGGAAAAAGCGCGGTCGGCCGCTGGGGGAGACGGACAATGACATCAATTCGGACCATGCGAGGGGCGCTTTTCGTCACAGTGGCGGCCATTTCGGCGCCGGGTGTGGCCCACGCACAGGCGACCCCTGACGGGGCGGTCGAAGCATCGGCGAGCGACGAGATCGTGGTGACCGCCCGCAAGCGCGAAGAAAGCCTACAGGACGTGCCGATTTCGGTCCAGGCGTTCAGTGGCGCCGCGCTGGAGCAGGCGGGGATCAAGGATTTTTCGGAAATCGCCTATCGCGTCCCCGGCCTGAAGCTGAGCGCCGAGCGCGCGGTCGATACCGAATTGTTCATCCGCGGTATCGGGTCGGATATTCAGGGTGCGGGGGCCGATGGCGCGGTCGGCATTTTCGTCGATGGCGCCTATCTGTCGCGTGGCACCGGGTCTCTGCTCGATCTTTATGATCTCGAGCGCGTCGAGGTGCTGAAGGGGCCGCAGGCGCTGCGTTTCGGCAAGAGCGTCGTCGGCGGACTGATCAATTATGTCACCAAAAAGCCGGGTGACACCTTCGAGGGCCGCTTCGAGGCGACCTATGGCAATTACGACAAGCTCGACGTCGCGGCCTCGGTGCGTGGGCCGGTTTCGGACACGCTGGGGCTGGGGCTGGTGGTCAGTTCGCGCAAACACGACGGCTATGCAATCAACACGCGCGGCGGCGACGAAGAGGATCAGAATGTTCAGTCGGTTCGCGCCCAGCTGCGCTGGCAGCCCTCGGCGACGCTCGATATCAATCTGTCCGCCGATTACACGCGGCACCGCGACGGCGCGCGCTGGGTCGATGTGATCGTCCCCGGCGACAGCAACGAAGTTACCTACAACAGCTTTTTTGCGCCGCCGATCGCCAGCCTGCCCGGCTTCGTCCTACCCAACCGCAACGCCCCGTTCAAAAATGCCGACCCGCGCAAGGGCGCGCATAATTTTACCGGCTACCAGAATTCGGACATGTATGGGGTCAGCGGTTCGATCGACTGGGAGGCGAGCGACAATCTGAGCATCGCGTCGCAGACCGCCTATCGCGATTCCTCGCTTGCGGCGCGCGAGGACGGGTCGGGGCTGTTCTTCAACTTCCCGATCGATCCGGGCACCAATGCGCCCGACATCACCCCGGCGATGGTGGCGGGGCTCGATACCTATCTGGCGACCGTCCCCGACAGCTATTTCGACAGCGGCAAGGCCGAGGATGTGAAGCAGTTTTCGCAGGAACTGCGGCTGCGCTG carries:
- a CDS encoding TonB-dependent receptor; amino-acid sequence: MTSIRTMRGALFVTVAAISAPGVAHAQATPDGAVEASASDEIVVTARKREESLQDVPISVQAFSGAALEQAGIKDFSEIAYRVPGLKLSAERAVDTELFIRGIGSDIQGAGADGAVGIFVDGAYLSRGTGSLLDLYDLERVEVLKGPQALRFGKSVVGGLINYVTKKPGDTFEGRFEATYGNYDKLDVAASVRGPVSDTLGLGLVVSSRKHDGYAINTRGGDEEDQNVQSVRAQLRWQPSATLDINLSADYTRHRDGARWVDVIVPGDSNEVTYNSFFAPPIASLPGFVLPNRNAPFKNADPRKGAHNFTGYQNSDMYGVSGSIDWEASDNLSIASQTAYRDSSLAAREDGSGLFFNFPIDPGTNAPDITPAMVAGLDTYLATVPDSYFDSGKAEDVKQFSQELRLRWDDGGPLRLEGGVYYLRENIRRAEDVNFLFPDFQAITEFAFAMAFGGTPASPFPGSNHTVTTSKNDNIGVFGEVSYSLTDQLTFDAGLRYAYDRKSYSNNRSGESFEGAPVNFTVTDKRSWDAWLPSATLRFEPNNDVTLYARYAKGYKPGGWTGEDANTPAEALVSFEPETADSFELGAKLALADRRVFINAAGYYTTYDNLQTNQFLSPGPGLPPDNFVFNAANGTRAYGLELDVQARLTDSFSVSGNYAYSRCNFTGELIIDDDGTDLDGNSCRRTPKHAFGVSANFDQPVSETIVLLAGSDFQYTGANFFDNPNSPLLKFDSEILLNARIGVRDVDSKWEVTAWAKNLTNELNYTSKLALFGTIYGTYIPPRTYGVTARFRF